A single Altererythrobacter sp. BO-6 DNA region contains:
- a CDS encoding ETC complex I subunit, with the protein MSARIYQRPKNAMQSGKARTDEWVLEFEQSEARRPDPLMGWTGSGDTQAQVSLSFPSKDAAKAYAEKYGIAARVHATPPKALKLQAYADNFR; encoded by the coding sequence ATGAGCGCACGTATCTACCAGCGACCCAAGAACGCCATGCAATCGGGCAAGGCCCGCACCGATGAATGGGTGCTCGAATTCGAGCAGTCCGAAGCGCGCAGGCCCGATCCGCTGATGGGGTGGACCGGCAGCGGCGATACGCAGGCGCAGGTTTCGCTGAGCTTCCCGAGCAAGGATGCGGCGAAAGCCTATGCCGAGAAATACGGGATCGCCGCGCGTGTACACGCCACCCCGCCCAAGGCGCTCAAGCTGCAGGCTTACGCCGACAATTTCCGCTAG